In Lacrimispora indolis DSM 755, a genomic segment contains:
- a CDS encoding P-II family nitrogen regulator — MKEVMAFIRTNKVNVTKKALAEGGFPAFTCRPVLGRGKKSIDPELLSIVIQNGELPLNMSGEHLTEAFRLIPKRFFTLIMEDSEVPKAVEILIKTNQTGNPGDGKIFVLPIYEAYTVRSGEKTVEAY, encoded by the coding sequence ATGAAGGAAGTAATGGCGTTTATCCGCACCAACAAGGTAAATGTGACGAAAAAGGCTTTAGCGGAAGGTGGTTTTCCGGCATTCACCTGCAGGCCGGTGCTGGGCAGAGGGAAAAAAAGTATTGATCCCGAGCTTTTATCCATTGTGATACAGAATGGAGAGCTGCCTCTCAATATGTCGGGTGAACATCTGACGGAGGCATTCCGTTTAATTCCAAAGAGGTTTTTTACCTTGATTATGGAAGACAGTGAAGTACCAAAAGCTGTGGAGATCCTGATTAAGACCAATCAAACGGGCAATCCGGGAGACGGTAAAATATTTGTTCTTCCCATTTATGAAGCATATACGGTCAGAAGCGGTGAGAAGACGGTAGAGGCTTATTAG
- the nifE gene encoding nitrogenase iron-molybdenum cofactor biosynthesis protein NifE, producing MGNILDARKSSILFKDDCSGQRSGICCDSDSVSGAVSQRACVYCGARVVLNPITDAYHIIHGPIGCSSYTWDIRGSLTSGEDIYRNSFSTDLQETDIIFGGVRKLEAAVDELMKFHREAKLIFIYATCIVGVIGDDVDAVCRMKSEQYRIPVIPVKSPGFSGSKSTGYRMACDAIMEVLRPHKTEVKQKAINILGDFNLAGEMWIIKNYFKKMGIEVICGFTGDADYDDMVKAPEASLNIVQCAGSSTYLAQQMEEEFGIPYMKVSFFGVEDTTASLIRVAEALGDEAAREKAVKFCWEETEKLQSFLDKYTKSLKGKKAAIYVGGGFKAISLIRQFAVVGIQTVLVGTQTGKKEEYEVIESLVDQDTVILDDANPAELETFMKEKGADILVGGVKERPLAYKLGVAFCDHNHERKHPLAGFEGVYNFTREINRSMNNPVWEYVKVL from the coding sequence ATGGGAAATATACTGGATGCCAGGAAAAGTTCTATTTTGTTTAAAGATGACTGCAGCGGACAGAGAAGCGGAATCTGCTGTGACAGTGACAGTGTATCAGGTGCGGTATCTCAAAGAGCCTGCGTCTACTGCGGCGCCCGTGTGGTATTGAATCCGATTACGGATGCTTACCATATCATACACGGCCCCATCGGCTGTTCCAGCTATACATGGGATATCCGCGGTTCTCTGACCAGCGGGGAGGATATCTACCGAAACAGTTTTTCCACGGATTTACAGGAGACGGATATCATCTTCGGCGGAGTGAGAAAGCTGGAAGCCGCAGTGGATGAACTGATGAAATTCCACCGGGAAGCAAAGCTGATTTTTATCTATGCAACCTGTATTGTCGGCGTAATCGGGGATGATGTGGATGCGGTATGCCGGATGAAGTCCGAACAGTATCGGATACCGGTGATTCCGGTCAAATCTCCGGGCTTTTCAGGCAGTAAATCCACCGGATACCGGATGGCCTGCGATGCAATCATGGAAGTCCTGCGTCCCCATAAGACAGAGGTAAAACAGAAAGCCATTAACATTCTGGGAGATTTTAACCTTGCAGGAGAGATGTGGATCATCAAAAATTACTTCAAGAAGATGGGAATCGAAGTGATCTGCGGATTTACCGGGGATGCAGACTATGATGATATGGTGAAAGCGCCTGAAGCGTCCTTAAATATTGTCCAGTGCGCCGGTTCCAGTACCTATCTTGCCCAGCAGATGGAAGAGGAGTTTGGAATTCCATATATGAAAGTCAGTTTCTTTGGCGTGGAAGATACAACCGCCTCCCTGATCCGGGTGGCAGAAGCCCTTGGAGATGAGGCGGCCAGGGAAAAAGCAGTTAAGTTTTGCTGGGAAGAAACGGAAAAGCTGCAAAGCTTTCTGGACAAATACACAAAGAGCTTAAAAGGAAAGAAAGCAGCTATCTATGTAGGCGGCGGATTTAAAGCCATTTCCCTGATACGCCAGTTTGCCGTAGTGGGAATCCAGACGGTGCTGGTGGGAACCCAGACAGGGAAAAAAGAGGAATATGAGGTCATTGAAAGCCTGGTGGATCAGGATACGGTTATCCTGGATGATGCCAATCCGGCGGAGCTTGAGACATTTATGAAGGAAAAGGGAGCAGATATCCTGGTGGGAGGTGTCAAGGAGCGCCCGCTGGCCTACAAGCTGGGTGTGGCATTCTGCGATCACAACCATGAGAGAAAGCATCCTCTGGCAGGATTCGAAGGGGTTTATAACTTTACGCGGGAGATTAACCGCAGTATGAATAATCCGGTTTGGGAATATGTGAAAGTCCTTTGA
- a CDS encoding nitrogenase component 1 codes for MLDLTPKEIMEKRHITINPCKTCEPVGAMFCALGVENCMPHSHGSQGCCSYHRTVLSRHFKEPALASSSSFTEGASVFGGRSNINTAVKNIFDLYDPDIIAIHTTCLSETIGDDVGSYILDMEIPDDKKVLFASTPSYEGSHIQGFSNMVIGFMKYLTKKTGTPNGKTAIFPGWVNPGDDRELKRIASLMGADYIYFPDHDGTLDHPMDGKNEYFHAHAGTSLADMEALGDCVKLISMGTYCSQEPSDYMKRQFATPYANIPLPVGVALTDRYVTELRKVTKQEVPKVLEDERGRLLDLMLDSHQYTYKKKVAIYGDPDIVYAFTSLCLELSMCPKYIITGTPKESWVKEIRALMSQYGVDESEYVVKADTDLFYLHQLIKNEGVDLLLGSSYGKQIAKAEDIPMVRMGFPVLDRYGNPIQASVGYAGGIRYVEKIVDAMMDRQDRDALDEDFDVVM; via the coding sequence ATGCTTGATTTAACTCCAAAAGAAATTATGGAGAAACGCCATATAACCATAAATCCATGTAAGACCTGCGAGCCGGTGGGAGCCATGTTCTGTGCTCTGGGTGTGGAGAACTGTATGCCCCACTCCCATGGTTCCCAGGGCTGCTGTTCCTATCACAGAACAGTGCTGAGCCGTCATTTCAAAGAGCCTGCCCTGGCGTCTTCCAGTTCCTTTACAGAGGGTGCTTCCGTATTTGGAGGAAGAAGTAATATCAATACGGCGGTGAAAAATATTTTTGACCTCTATGATCCGGATATCATAGCCATACATACCACCTGCCTGTCAGAGACCATCGGTGATGACGTAGGATCCTATATTCTGGATATGGAAATTCCGGATGATAAGAAAGTACTGTTTGCCAGTACTCCATCCTATGAAGGCTCCCATATTCAGGGCTTCTCCAACATGGTAATCGGTTTTATGAAGTACCTGACGAAAAAGACGGGTACACCCAACGGAAAAACGGCGATTTTTCCAGGCTGGGTCAATCCGGGGGACGACCGGGAATTAAAAAGAATCGCATCTCTCATGGGAGCAGATTACATCTATTTCCCGGATCATGACGGTACGCTGGATCATCCCATGGATGGAAAAAATGAATATTTTCATGCCCATGCAGGAACATCCCTGGCGGATATGGAGGCTTTGGGCGACTGCGTAAAGCTGATTTCCATGGGAACCTACTGCAGCCAGGAACCTTCGGATTATATGAAACGGCAGTTCGCTACGCCTTATGCCAATATTCCTCTTCCCGTGGGGGTGGCGCTGACAGATCGCTACGTGACAGAGCTTCGGAAGGTGACAAAGCAGGAGGTGCCAAAGGTATTGGAGGATGAGAGAGGACGATTACTTGACCTGATGCTGGATTCCCATCAGTACACCTATAAAAAGAAGGTGGCCATTTATGGAGATCCGGATATTGTTTACGCATTTACGTCTCTTTGTCTGGAACTTAGCATGTGTCCTAAATACATTATCACAGGCACACCAAAGGAAAGCTGGGTAAAAGAGATCAGGGCGCTGATGAGCCAGTATGGGGTGGATGAGTCGGAGTATGTGGTAAAAGCAGATACGGACTTGTTTTATCTGCACCAGCTGATCAAAAATGAAGGCGTAGACCTGCTTTTGGGATCCAGCTACGGCAAACAGATCGCAAAGGCGGAAGATATTCCCATGGTCAGAATGGGATTTCCGGTGCTTGACCGGTATGGCAATCCAATTCAGGCCTCCGTCGGTTACGCAGGCGGGATACGGTATGTGGAGAAAATCGTGGATGCCATGATGGACCGGCAGGACCGGGATGCTCTGGATGAGGATTTTGATGTTGTCATGTAG
- the nifH gene encoding nitrogenase iron protein encodes MRQVAIYGKGGIGKSTTTQNLTAGLAEMGKHIMIVGCDPKADSTRLVLGGLAQKTVLDTLRDEGDDIELDSVMKEGYGGIKGVESGGPEPGVGCAGRGIITSINLLEQLGAYTDDLDYVFYDVLGDVVCGGFAMPIREGKAQEIYIVCSGEMMALYAANNISKGIAKYAKTGGVRMGGLICNSRKVDREEDLVQAVAAKIGTQMIHFVPRDNAVQRAEIRKRTVIDFSPEEPQADEYRQLAQKVDNNEMFVIPNPMKIEELEEILMQYGVMD; translated from the coding sequence ATGAGACAGGTTGCTATCTATGGAAAAGGCGGAATTGGGAAGTCAACAACAACACAGAACTTAACGGCAGGACTTGCAGAGATGGGAAAACACATCATGATTGTAGGATGCGACCCTAAGGCAGACTCAACCAGACTGGTACTGGGCGGTCTGGCACAGAAAACGGTTCTTGATACCCTTCGTGATGAAGGAGATGACATTGAACTGGATTCGGTCATGAAGGAAGGCTACGGCGGAATCAAAGGTGTGGAGTCAGGCGGTCCGGAACCTGGCGTTGGCTGTGCAGGACGGGGGATCATCACTTCCATCAACTTACTTGAGCAGCTGGGAGCTTATACCGATGATCTGGACTATGTATTTTACGATGTTCTCGGAGATGTTGTGTGCGGAGGTTTTGCGATGCCCATTCGGGAAGGCAAGGCCCAGGAGATCTACATCGTATGTTCCGGGGAGATGATGGCCCTTTATGCAGCCAATAACATCTCTAAAGGTATTGCAAAATATGCAAAGACAGGGGGCGTCCGTATGGGCGGGCTGATCTGTAACTCCAGAAAGGTAGACAGGGAGGAAGATCTGGTTCAGGCAGTGGCTGCAAAGATAGGAACACAGATGATTCATTTCGTACCCCGTGACAATGCGGTACAAAGAGCAGAGATCCGGAAACGTACGGTTATCGATTTCTCACCGGAGGAGCCTCAGGCAGATGAGTACCGGCAGCTGGCCCAAAAGGTTGACAACAATGAGATGTTTGTGATTCCAAACCCCATGAAGATCGAGGAACTGGAAGAGATTCTGATGCAATATGGCGTAATGGACTGA
- a CDS encoding nitrogenase component 1 encodes MKSEVKPLVNMNVNPCKMCMPMGSATAFYGVKKCMTILHGSQGCATYIRRHMATHYNEPVDIASSSLTEQGTVYGGSANLKKGLKNLIELYHPDVIGVMTTCLAETIGEDVPGIIDNFYEENPEYRDIHIIPCQSPGYGGSQYEGYFEALYAIVLSVKMEADKNDRINVVTAPLSPADTRYLKQVFRMFGLKPVLLPDISDNLDGSHAKEYNRLPQGGTDIGEIRKMGGARMTLELSGLTHKHSVGDLLLEKYGVPCKKLNLPVGLRDTDAFFHALSELAAIPVPNEIKSERGRYLDAMIDSHKYNSAGRAVVFGEPDLVLSTVRMMCESGVMPVVCAAGSVCPELKTLLLPELKKLADMYFVEDYTVVDRADFKDIGQMAEKYHANMMAGNSDGRRVAEEEKLPLIRRGFPIHDHVGGQRLRMLGYEGSMEYLDEITNALIDTTETTFREQLYDTYYKNSLIDKNGPAASAGAESDLDIMEKKTMEHPCYNCGAHKYARIHLPVAPACNVQCNYCVRKFDCQNESRPGVTSKILTPTEALERYRLVKEKMPNLTVAGIAGPGDALANWEEVSETFRLIREYDPDVTFCLSTNGLLLPWYAKELAELGVSHVTVTLNAVDPHLSGQIYKYIRFMGQNYEGDGAGAIMVSNQLAGIRMLVESHIIVKINIVTVRGINEEHIPEIVRTVKDMGCYITNIMQLIPVEGSIFEHLEPIPLKQIQEIRRECEAIMPQMYHCQHCRADAVGTLDHDQSIDLRGAVKPVEEAARDLSEITKPAKAAVRFAVASKSGMIVDTHFGHAKEFYIYDYADGQVRFIGRRSVEQYCKGVEECGEKEDHIQKIITALYGCNGVIAMRIGAEPKEKLNQKGIMAVNTYDVIEDAVRKAASSM; translated from the coding sequence ATGAAAAGTGAAGTAAAACCGCTTGTAAATATGAACGTTAACCCATGTAAGATGTGCATGCCCATGGGGAGTGCAACAGCATTTTACGGAGTAAAAAAATGCATGACAATCCTTCATGGCTCACAGGGGTGTGCAACATACATAAGACGCCATATGGCGACCCATTACAATGAGCCGGTGGATATCGCTTCTTCATCCCTGACGGAGCAGGGAACGGTTTACGGAGGAAGCGCAAATTTGAAAAAGGGACTGAAGAATCTGATAGAACTGTATCATCCGGATGTCATCGGTGTGATGACCACCTGTCTGGCGGAAACGATCGGAGAGGATGTTCCGGGGATCATCGATAATTTTTATGAAGAAAATCCGGAATACCGGGATATTCATATCATCCCCTGCCAATCACCGGGATATGGCGGAAGTCAGTATGAAGGATATTTTGAAGCGCTGTATGCCATTGTATTATCCGTAAAGATGGAAGCTGATAAAAATGACAGAATCAATGTGGTGACGGCTCCTTTAAGTCCGGCGGATACCAGGTATTTAAAACAGGTGTTCCGGATGTTCGGACTGAAGCCGGTTCTCCTGCCTGACATCTCAGACAATCTGGATGGAAGCCATGCAAAAGAGTATAACCGTCTCCCCCAGGGCGGCACTGATATAGGGGAGATCCGGAAAATGGGCGGTGCAAGGATGACACTGGAACTGAGCGGGCTGACACATAAACACTCTGTGGGCGATCTGCTTCTGGAAAAATATGGAGTGCCTTGCAAAAAGCTGAATCTGCCGGTGGGCCTGCGGGATACGGATGCTTTTTTTCACGCTTTGTCAGAACTTGCAGCCATTCCGGTTCCGAATGAAATTAAGTCGGAACGGGGAAGATATTTGGATGCCATGATTGATTCCCACAAATATAATTCTGCCGGACGCGCCGTGGTATTCGGAGAACCTGATCTGGTGCTTTCCACGGTCCGAATGATGTGCGAAAGCGGTGTCATGCCGGTTGTATGTGCTGCCGGCTCTGTCTGTCCGGAGCTGAAAACACTGCTGTTGCCGGAACTGAAAAAGCTGGCGGATATGTACTTTGTGGAAGATTATACCGTTGTAGACCGGGCAGATTTTAAGGATATTGGACAGATGGCTGAAAAGTACCATGCCAATATGATGGCAGGAAATTCCGACGGCAGGAGAGTTGCCGAAGAGGAAAAGCTGCCGCTCATCCGCCGCGGATTTCCCATCCATGACCATGTAGGCGGACAGCGGCTCCGGATGCTGGGGTATGAGGGCAGCATGGAATACTTGGATGAAATCACCAATGCCCTGATTGATACGACAGAGACAACATTCCGTGAACAGCTTTATGATACTTATTACAAAAACTCTCTGATTGATAAGAACGGTCCGGCGGCTTCTGCCGGGGCGGAATCGGATCTGGATATCATGGAGAAAAAGACAATGGAACACCCCTGCTACAACTGCGGCGCTCATAAATATGCCAGAATTCATCTTCCGGTAGCACCGGCCTGTAACGTGCAGTGCAATTACTGCGTGAGAAAATTCGACTGCCAGAATGAGAGCAGGCCTGGGGTTACTTCCAAAATTCTGACTCCCACAGAGGCACTTGAGCGGTACCGGCTGGTGAAGGAAAAAATGCCGAACTTAACGGTGGCAGGTATCGCAGGGCCCGGTGATGCCCTTGCTAACTGGGAAGAAGTGAGTGAAACCTTCCGTCTGATCAGGGAATATGATCCTGATGTGACTTTCTGCCTTTCTACAAATGGACTGCTCCTCCCCTGGTATGCAAAGGAGCTGGCAGAACTGGGGGTATCTCATGTGACAGTGACGCTGAATGCAGTAGATCCTCATCTCAGCGGCCAGATATATAAGTATATCCGGTTCATGGGCCAGAATTATGAAGGAGATGGGGCCGGGGCCATCATGGTGTCCAATCAGCTGGCAGGAATCCGTATGCTGGTGGAAAGCCACATCATTGTTAAAATCAATATCGTAACAGTACGGGGAATCAATGAAGAGCATATACCGGAAATCGTGAGGACCGTAAAGGATATGGGGTGTTATATCACTAATATCATGCAGCTGATTCCGGTAGAAGGAAGTATTTTTGAGCACCTGGAGCCAATTCCATTAAAACAGATTCAGGAGATCCGCAGGGAATGTGAAGCAATTATGCCCCAGATGTATCACTGCCAGCACTGCAGAGCGGATGCCGTGGGGACCCTGGATCATGACCAATCCATTGATTTACGCGGTGCAGTGAAACCGGTGGAGGAAGCTGCCCGGGACTTATCAGAAATAACGAAGCCGGCAAAGGCGGCCGTTCGTTTCGCAGTGGCCTCCAAAAGCGGTATGATTGTAGATACTCATTTTGGCCATGCAAAGGAATTCTATATTTATGATTATGCAGATGGCCAGGTCCGTTTCATTGGAAGGCGCAGCGTGGAGCAATACTGCAAAGGTGTGGAAGAATGCGGTGAAAAAGAAGATCATATTCAGAAGATTATCACGGCCCTGTATGGCTGCAATGGCGTCATTGCCATGAGGATCGGCGCAGAGCCTAAGGAGAAACTGAATCAGAAAGGAATCATGGCGGTCAATACCTATGATGTGATTGAGGATGCGGTAAGAAAAGCAGCATCCAGCATGTAA
- a CDS encoding P-II family nitrogen regulator, protein MLLVRAIVRPEKSGYVMKEAAEAGFQAVTKMDVYGRGKQKGIQVGDIYYDEIPKEMLLFFCNDEDKDDLVKVILRTAKTGDGNFGDGRIFISPVEDAYTISSGKQGL, encoded by the coding sequence ATGTTATTAGTGAGAGCAATCGTAAGGCCTGAAAAGTCAGGGTACGTGATGAAAGAAGCGGCAGAGGCTGGATTTCAGGCGGTGACAAAGATGGATGTATATGGACGGGGCAAGCAGAAAGGTATCCAGGTTGGTGACATCTATTATGATGAGATCCCAAAAGAAATGCTGCTGTTTTTCTGCAATGATGAAGATAAGGACGATCTGGTAAAGGTAATTTTAAGAACGGCAAAAACCGGTGATGGCAATTTTGGTGACGGGCGTATCTTCATCTCTCCGGTAGAGGATGCTTATACCATCAGCAGCGGAAAACAGGGGCTTTGA
- a CDS encoding nitrogenase component I subunit alpha yields MAKERDELLDKYSARVFKNRKNHITQLEFGDARDEIMANTRAIPGIVTARGCCYAGCKGVVVGPMKDAVVITHGPIGCAFYSWGTRRNKAKSSYEGEPNFVPYSFCTDMKAPDIVFGGEKKLEAGIDEIMDLFSPKCIFICSTCPIGLIGDDVQAVARRVEEKYGITAVGYSCEGYKGVSQSAGHHIANNGLMRYVIGKGEKAPKTKYSINILGEYNIGGDGWEQERVLKKIGYEVVSVFTGDGSYETMKNAHLADLNLVMCHRSINYIAEMMKTKYGIDWLKVNFIGVGATCKSLRMMAEYFNDPELTKRTEEVIAEELAEIQEDMEYYKSKLKGKTAGIFVGGSRSHHYQLLLKDFGIETTIAGYEFAHRDDYEGREIIPQIKADADSKNIEEITVEREEGYTDRYTEEELVKLRSAGVELDTYDGMIKDMKKGHMVVDDYNMFETDQLIEEYKPDIFFSGIKDKYAIQHGGVVSRQMHSYDYSGPYAGFRGAVNFGRDVTMSLYTNAWALISPPWKTAPMLEGSLGGGK; encoded by the coding sequence ATGGCAAAAGAAAGAGATGAATTATTGGATAAATACTCGGCGCGGGTATTTAAAAACAGAAAGAATCATATCACCCAGCTGGAATTTGGTGACGCCCGGGATGAGATTATGGCTAACACCCGTGCAATTCCAGGCATCGTAACCGCAAGAGGCTGCTGCTACGCAGGGTGCAAGGGCGTTGTTGTCGGACCGATGAAGGATGCTGTCGTGATTACCCATGGGCCCATTGGATGTGCATTTTATTCATGGGGTACCAGAAGGAATAAAGCGAAGTCTTCCTATGAGGGGGAACCGAACTTTGTACCGTATTCTTTCTGTACAGACATGAAGGCGCCGGACATCGTATTCGGCGGAGAAAAAAAGCTGGAGGCAGGAATTGATGAGATCATGGACTTGTTCAGCCCCAAATGTATCTTTATCTGCTCCACCTGTCCCATTGGTCTGATCGGTGATGATGTGCAGGCAGTAGCGCGGCGGGTGGAGGAAAAATACGGGATCACGGCAGTCGGGTATTCCTGTGAAGGTTATAAGGGTGTATCTCAGTCTGCCGGACATCATATCGCAAACAACGGACTTATGCGCTATGTCATCGGTAAAGGCGAAAAGGCTCCAAAAACAAAGTACAGCATTAATATCTTAGGGGAATACAACATCGGCGGTGATGGCTGGGAGCAGGAGCGGGTTTTGAAGAAAATAGGATATGAGGTGGTATCGGTGTTCACCGGAGACGGTTCCTATGAAACCATGAAAAATGCTCATTTGGCAGACTTGAATCTGGTCATGTGCCACCGTTCCATCAACTATATTGCAGAAATGATGAAGACAAAATACGGAATCGACTGGCTGAAAGTAAACTTCATCGGTGTTGGAGCCACCTGCAAGTCTCTTCGTATGATGGCGGAGTATTTCAATGACCCGGAACTGACGAAGCGGACAGAGGAAGTGATTGCGGAGGAGCTGGCAGAGATCCAGGAGGATATGGAGTATTATAAATCCAAGCTAAAGGGGAAGACAGCCGGTATCTTCGTAGGAGGCTCCAGATCCCACCATTATCAGCTTTTATTAAAGGATTTTGGGATAGAGACCACCATCGCAGGATATGAGTTTGCCCATAGGGATGACTACGAAGGCCGGGAAATTATTCCCCAGATTAAAGCGGATGCTGATTCCAAGAACATTGAGGAAATCACCGTTGAGCGGGAAGAGGGATATACGGACCGCTATACGGAGGAGGAACTGGTTAAGCTGCGGTCAGCCGGCGTGGAACTGGATACCTATGACGGCATGATTAAAGATATGAAGAAAGGCCATATGGTAGTGGATGATTACAACATGTTTGAAACTGACCAGCTGATCGAGGAATATAAGCCTGATATCTTTTTTTCCGGTATCAAAGACAAATACGCAATCCAGCATGGCGGCGTTGTATCCAGACAGATGCATTCTTATGATTATTCCGGTCCTTATGCAGGATTCCGGGGAGCTGTTAATTTCGGCAGGGATGTGACCATGAGCCTGTATACCAATGCATGGGCGCTGATAAGTCCGCCCTGGAAAACAGCCCCCATGCTGGAAGGAAGTTTAGGAGGTGGAAAATAA